One part of the Pandoraea faecigallinarum genome encodes these proteins:
- a CDS encoding LysR substrate-binding domain-containing protein — MFQHLPPLQSLRALEAAVRHRSFTRAAEELNLTHSAVSHHMRSLEQQLGTALFRRAGARMIPTSVGARLAERVRIGISELDEAMTEAKAGITPDAAPAIVRLEISVMTDLAAQWLIPRLSRFSERHPGIDLVVRIHADISAPDPYSVDVGIWHQRVEATGFVTRKLLDDFVIAVCRPDLIARVPGFTVADTHKLPMLRFAYRSWRDWQIAAGLPPHEPTRGPIFDDSGLLLRAALSGHGVATARSLLVRDSLAAGELVQIGDVRVPPSLEYHVSWRENHPRERAIHAFWDWMQEEIAATAPLMPSPIKGGTS; from the coding sequence ATGTTCCAGCACCTCCCTCCCCTCCAATCGCTGCGTGCGCTTGAAGCAGCCGTGCGTCACCGGAGCTTTACGCGCGCCGCAGAGGAATTGAATTTAACGCACAGTGCGGTCAGTCATCACATGCGCTCGCTGGAGCAGCAACTCGGCACCGCGCTGTTTCGCCGGGCGGGTGCGCGGATGATTCCGACGAGCGTCGGGGCGCGTCTGGCCGAGCGCGTGCGCATCGGCATCTCGGAACTCGACGAAGCCATGACCGAGGCCAAGGCGGGCATCACGCCCGATGCCGCCCCGGCCATCGTCCGCCTGGAAATCAGCGTAATGACGGATCTGGCGGCGCAATGGTTGATTCCCCGGTTGTCGCGCTTCAGCGAGCGGCATCCCGGCATCGATCTGGTCGTGCGGATTCATGCGGACATCTCGGCGCCCGATCCGTATTCGGTCGACGTCGGCATCTGGCACCAGCGCGTGGAAGCGACGGGATTTGTCACCCGCAAGTTGCTCGACGACTTCGTGATCGCCGTCTGCCGGCCCGATCTGATCGCCCGGGTACCGGGCTTCACTGTCGCCGACACCCACAAACTGCCGATGCTGCGCTTCGCCTACCGGTCTTGGCGCGACTGGCAGATCGCAGCAGGCCTGCCGCCACACGAGCCGACGCGCGGGCCGATCTTCGACGACTCCGGTCTGTTGCTGCGCGCGGCTCTCTCGGGACACGGCGTTGCGACCGCGCGCAGTCTGCTCGTGCGCGATTCGCTCGCCGCGGGGGAATTGGTGCAGATAGGCGACGTGCGCGTGCCGCCAAGTCTGGAATACCACGTAAGCTGGCGGGAAAATCATCCGCGCGAACGGGCGATTCACGCGTTCTGGGACTGGATGCAGGAAGAGATTGCGGCCACGGCGCCGCTGATGCCGTCCCCCATCAAAGGCGGAACGAGCTGA
- the groL gene encoding chaperonin GroEL (60 kDa chaperone family; promotes refolding of misfolded polypeptides especially under stressful conditions; forms two stacked rings of heptamers to form a barrel-shaped 14mer; ends can be capped by GroES; misfolded proteins enter the barrel where they are refolded when GroES binds), with translation MAAKEVVFGDAARSKMVEGVNILANAVKVTLGPKGRNVVLERSFGGPTVTKDGVSVAKEIELKDKLQNMGAQMVKEVASKTSDNAGDGTTTATVLAQSIVREGMKYVASGMNPMDLKRGIDKAVGAAIEELRKISKPCTTNKEIAQVGSISANSDTSIGDYIAKAMDKVGKEGVITVEDGKSLQDELDVVEGMQFDRGYLSPYFINTPEKQVAILENPFVLLFDKKVSNIRDLLPILEQVAKAGRPLLIIAEDVEGEALATLVVNNIRGILKTCAVKAPGFGDRRKAMLEDIAILTGGQVIAEEIGLTLEKATLAELGQAKRIEIGKENTIIIDGAGEAVNIEARVKQIRAQIEEATSDYDREKLQERVAKLAGGVAVIKVGAATEVEMKEKKARVEDALHATRAAVEEGIVPGGGVALLRARVAVSGLKGDNADQDAGIKIVLRAMEEPLRQIVTNGGEEASVVVANVVAGKGNYGYNASTGEYGDLVEMGVVDPTKVTRTALQNAASVSGLLLTTDCAVAELPKEDAPMAGGMGDMGGMGGMGMGM, from the coding sequence ATGGCAGCTAAAGAAGTCGTTTTCGGCGATGCCGCTCGTTCCAAGATGGTCGAGGGTGTCAACATCCTCGCGAACGCAGTCAAGGTGACCCTGGGCCCGAAGGGCCGTAACGTCGTGCTCGAGCGCAGCTTCGGCGGCCCGACCGTGACCAAGGACGGCGTGTCGGTCGCCAAGGAAATCGAACTCAAGGACAAGCTCCAGAACATGGGCGCGCAAATGGTCAAGGAAGTGGCTTCCAAGACCAGCGATAACGCCGGCGACGGTACCACCACCGCTACGGTGCTGGCTCAGTCGATCGTTCGCGAAGGCATGAAGTACGTTGCGTCTGGCATGAACCCGATGGACCTCAAGCGTGGTATCGACAAGGCTGTCGGCGCCGCCATCGAAGAGTTGCGCAAGATCAGCAAGCCCTGCACCACCAACAAGGAAATCGCTCAGGTCGGCTCGATTTCGGCCAACAGCGACACCTCGATCGGTGATTACATCGCCAAGGCGATGGACAAGGTTGGCAAGGAAGGCGTGATCACCGTCGAAGACGGCAAGTCGCTGCAAGACGAGCTGGACGTCGTCGAAGGTATGCAGTTCGACCGCGGCTACCTCTCGCCGTACTTCATCAACACCCCGGAAAAGCAAGTCGCGATCCTCGAGAACCCGTTCGTCCTGCTGTTCGACAAGAAGGTCTCGAACATCCGTGACCTGCTGCCGATCCTGGAACAAGTCGCCAAGGCTGGCCGTCCGCTGCTGATCATCGCCGAAGACGTCGAAGGCGAAGCCCTCGCCACGCTGGTGGTCAACAACATCCGCGGCATCCTGAAGACCTGCGCCGTCAAGGCCCCGGGCTTCGGCGACCGCCGCAAGGCCATGCTGGAAGACATCGCCATCCTGACGGGCGGTCAGGTCATCGCCGAAGAAATCGGTCTGACGCTCGAAAAGGCTACGCTCGCAGAGCTGGGCCAGGCCAAGCGCATCGAAATCGGCAAGGAAAATACCATCATCATCGATGGCGCCGGTGAAGCCGTGAACATCGAAGCACGCGTCAAGCAGATCCGTGCCCAGATCGAAGAAGCCACCAGCGACTACGACCGTGAAAAGCTGCAAGAGCGCGTGGCCAAACTCGCCGGCGGTGTTGCCGTGATCAAGGTCGGTGCTGCGACCGAAGTCGAGATGAAGGAAAAGAAGGCACGCGTGGAAGACGCGCTGCACGCTACCCGCGCTGCCGTGGAAGAAGGCATCGTCCCGGGCGGTGGTGTCGCGCTGCTGCGTGCACGTGTGGCCGTCTCGGGCCTGAAGGGTGACAACGCCGATCAGGACGCCGGTATCAAGATCGTCCTGCGCGCCATGGAAGAGCCGCTGCGCCAGATCGTCACCAACGGTGGCGAAGAAGCCAGCGTCGTCGTGGCCAATGTGGTTGCCGGCAAGGGCAACTACGGCTACAACGCTTCGACCGGCGAGTACGGCGATCTGGTGGAAATGGGCGTTGTGGACCCGACCAAGGTCACTCGCACCGCACTGCAAAACGCCGCTTCGGTGTCGGGCCTGCTCCTGACGACGGACTGCGCCGTTGCCGAACTGCCGAAGGAAGATGCTCCGATGGCCGGCGGTATGGGCGACATGGGCGGTATGGGCGGCATGGGCATGGGCATGTAA
- the groES gene encoding co-chaperone GroES — protein sequence MNLRPLHDRVIVKRLDNETKTASGIVIPDAAAEKPDQGEILAVGPGKRDDQGKLIALDVKVGDRVLFGKYAGQSVKVDGQELLVMREEDIMAVVAA from the coding sequence ATGAACCTTCGTCCCTTGCATGACCGCGTTATTGTCAAGCGCCTGGACAACGAAACGAAGACCGCTTCGGGCATCGTGATCCCGGACGCCGCCGCCGAAAAGCCGGACCAGGGCGAGATCCTGGCCGTCGGCCCGGGCAAGCGCGATGATCAAGGCAAGTTGATCGCACTCGACGTGAAGGTGGGCGACCGCGTTCTGTTCGGCAAGTACGCCGGCCAAAGCGTGAAGGTGGATGGCCAGGAACTGCTGGTCATGCGCGAAGAAGACATCATGGCCGTCGTGGCCGCCTGA
- a CDS encoding DASS family sodium-coupled anion symporter, which yields MKELAGAAGIAATRTGSWAMSRRDVCILLTNAVLMVALIFVLPFDEKTNRGLALAVFVAVLWLSEAVHLTATALMVPVLAVMLGILETPAALTSFAHPIVFLFFGGFALATAMRIQGLDRFLANRLLHLAGGRMGRAALMLFIATALLSMWVNNTSTTSMMLPLALGILSQLDATRDRKTITFLLLGIAYSANIGGLGTIVGSVPNAMVATHLGIDFLTWAKFGVPLVAVLLPLMIATTYVVLRPRLDQTVDTTAESLAWTGPRIAAVGIFAFTVVSWIFSQQISAWLGGVKQLDTIIALLAAILIATTGVASWKEIQAHTDWGVLLLFGGGLTLSVVLRNSGASVVLAQGVSSAFATSPTLVILLITAAFIVFLTELTSNTASAAILVPIFAAISLSLGMPEALLTMVIGIGASCAFMLPVATPPNAIVFGTGRVPQSAMVRAGFGINVVCILVIAAFAWTLWRSPPL from the coding sequence ATGAAAGAACTTGCCGGAGCCGCTGGCATCGCCGCGACCAGGACGGGAAGTTGGGCGATGTCCCGCCGCGACGTATGCATATTGCTGACCAACGCCGTCCTGATGGTCGCACTCATATTCGTGCTGCCGTTCGACGAAAAAACCAATCGCGGGCTCGCTCTCGCCGTCTTCGTCGCTGTGCTCTGGCTCTCGGAGGCCGTGCATCTGACGGCCACCGCGCTCATGGTGCCGGTGCTCGCCGTCATGCTGGGCATTCTGGAAACGCCAGCCGCGCTCACCTCGTTCGCGCACCCCATCGTCTTCCTGTTCTTCGGCGGCTTCGCGCTCGCCACCGCCATGCGAATTCAGGGACTGGACCGCTTCCTCGCCAACCGGCTCCTGCATCTGGCCGGGGGACGCATGGGCCGCGCCGCCCTCATGCTGTTCATCGCCACGGCCCTGCTGTCCATGTGGGTGAACAACACCTCGACCACGTCGATGATGCTGCCCCTCGCGCTCGGCATCCTCTCTCAGCTCGACGCCACCCGCGACCGCAAGACCATCACCTTCCTGCTGCTGGGCATTGCCTACAGCGCAAACATCGGCGGCCTTGGCACCATCGTCGGCAGCGTGCCCAACGCCATGGTCGCCACGCATCTGGGCATCGACTTCCTGACGTGGGCCAAATTCGGCGTGCCGCTCGTCGCCGTATTGCTCCCCCTCATGATCGCCACGACCTATGTCGTGCTACGCCCGCGACTGGACCAGACCGTCGACACGACCGCCGAATCGCTGGCGTGGACCGGCCCGCGCATCGCGGCCGTCGGCATCTTCGCGTTCACCGTCGTCTCATGGATCTTCAGCCAGCAGATCTCGGCCTGGCTCGGTGGCGTGAAGCAGCTCGACACGATCATCGCGCTGCTCGCCGCCATCCTCATCGCCACAACCGGCGTTGCCTCCTGGAAGGAGATTCAGGCGCACACCGACTGGGGCGTGCTGCTTCTGTTCGGCGGCGGCCTCACGCTCAGTGTGGTGCTGCGCAACTCGGGCGCGAGCGTCGTGCTGGCACAGGGTGTGTCGAGTGCTTTCGCGACCAGCCCCACCCTCGTGATCCTGCTCATCACCGCCGCGTTCATCGTCTTTCTCACCGAACTGACGAGCAACACTGCCAGCGCGGCGATTCTCGTGCCGATTTTTGCGGCGATCTCTTTATCGCTCGGCATGCCCGAGGCGCTGCTCACGATGGTGATCGGCATCGGCGCGTCGTGCGCCTTCATGCTGCCCGTGGCAACCCCTCCCAACGCCATCGTGTTCGGCACCGGCCGCGTGCCGCAGAGTGCGATGGTGCGCGCGGGATTCGGGATCAATGTCGTCTGTATTCTGGTGATCGCGGCGTTCGCGTGGACGCTGTGGCGCTCGCCCCCCCTGTGA
- a CDS encoding RHS repeat domain-containing protein, with product MLFSRPARGAPALAALTTALTAALTAVLAGCASPPPGTPPASPPSASVPVSAPANPAASPAPDTPQAAAPLPWCVQTPLREEDDLMRNFGGIPAGVRKIEETRFIASYDRSTGKVGPLDNGNRFVMEFDAQGHLLASTDRGRYTYDADGRLHSINGASVDWESPGAWVVHAMRHPAWKEQVRQEDGRLEWTRSIVPNPGNLHHRRPGTVQTRQFDDECFALSRQWEAPNEARQVVTADGRVRPAPKMVSYRTFASVERKPDGSRIVRENGAAAFIDGQWLPLAWDNEVSEYSPRHELLRVTRTDAATGEHHVSEYHYKYDDHGNIVRIVITSPAGKSGEKIDPFANVFVRKLTYFDATAAAPSADKLTSAK from the coding sequence ATGCTTTTTTCACGTCCCGCGCGTGGTGCTCCGGCGCTTGCTGCCCTTACCACCGCACTTACCGCCGCACTTACCGCGGTACTGGCCGGTTGCGCCAGCCCGCCGCCGGGAACGCCCCCGGCCAGCCCGCCATCGGCGAGTGTCCCGGTAAGCGCGCCCGCGAATCCCGCCGCGTCCCCCGCTCCCGATACGCCGCAAGCGGCCGCGCCGCTCCCGTGGTGCGTGCAAACGCCCTTGCGCGAAGAAGACGACCTGATGCGCAACTTCGGCGGCATTCCCGCCGGCGTTCGCAAGATCGAGGAAACTCGCTTCATTGCGAGCTACGACCGCAGTACCGGCAAGGTCGGCCCGCTCGATAACGGCAATCGCTTCGTGATGGAGTTCGACGCGCAGGGGCATCTGCTCGCGAGCACCGACCGCGGACGCTACACCTACGACGCCGACGGCCGGCTGCACAGCATCAATGGCGCAAGCGTCGACTGGGAGAGCCCCGGCGCATGGGTGGTGCATGCCATGCGGCACCCCGCGTGGAAGGAACAGGTGCGTCAGGAAGACGGTCGCCTCGAATGGACGCGCAGCATCGTCCCGAATCCGGGCAACCTGCATCATCGCCGCCCGGGCACCGTACAGACGCGTCAGTTCGACGACGAGTGTTTCGCGCTCTCACGGCAATGGGAAGCGCCGAACGAGGCACGTCAGGTCGTCACGGCGGACGGCCGTGTCCGCCCGGCGCCGAAAATGGTGTCGTACCGCACATTCGCGAGCGTCGAGCGCAAACCCGACGGCAGCCGCATCGTACGCGAGAACGGCGCGGCAGCTTTCATCGACGGCCAATGGCTGCCGCTGGCGTGGGACAACGAGGTCTCCGAGTATTCACCGCGTCACGAACTGCTGCGCGTGACCCGGACCGACGCCGCCACCGGCGAACACCACGTGTCCGAGTATCACTATAAGTACGACGACCACGGCAACATCGTTCGCATCGTCATCACTTCACCCGCAGGCAAGTCCGGCGAGAAGATCGATCCGTTTGCCAACGTCTTCGTGCGCAAGTTGACGTACTTCGACGCGACGGCGGCGGCGCCGTCGGCCGACAAACTTACGTCGGCAAAGTAA
- a CDS encoding sensor histidine kinase: protein MMRRWNLTLTQRLSVVFAVLLLICSGTSAWMQVRANRMHEAEVIQGLSRGLAEHIAANAQLMDANGMKPDAVRRLFGQLMVVNPSVEVYLLDAQGRITGHAAPQGRLRRMQIDLGPVHKLLDGESLPIYGDDPRNAGVRKVFSAAPLRVDGREVGYVYVVLLGEAHDRFAERGATSAALNTALWSIGLVAALCLVAGLTAFALITRPLRRLTDTVREFDMDAAPPPVAAVSNASTGLDGELAGQPPRPNDEIVVLERAFRQMVERLGTQWRTLTRQDQERRELIANISHDLRTPLSSMHGYLETLSLKDATLTPAERRRYLGIALDQSRKVGALAQSLFELARLEHGFVQPEAEPFSVTDLIQDVFQKFELSAESRGVVLRAQLAPQIPAARADLGLIERVLTNLLENALRYTPSGGEIMVAVAPVGSEIEVRVSDTGPGIPESAREGLFERPFTVGGARREGGLGLRIVHRILQLHDRRITLVDTAGQAGQGATFRFTLPT, encoded by the coding sequence ATGATGCGTCGCTGGAATCTCACACTGACCCAACGCCTGTCGGTCGTGTTCGCGGTGTTGCTGCTCATATGCAGCGGCACGTCGGCCTGGATGCAGGTGCGGGCGAATCGCATGCACGAGGCCGAAGTGATTCAGGGGCTCTCGCGCGGTCTGGCCGAACACATTGCCGCCAATGCGCAACTGATGGATGCGAACGGCATGAAGCCCGATGCCGTGCGGCGTCTGTTCGGACAACTCATGGTCGTGAATCCGAGCGTCGAGGTCTATCTGCTCGACGCGCAGGGACGCATTACCGGCCACGCGGCGCCGCAGGGGCGTCTGCGTCGCATGCAGATCGATCTCGGACCGGTGCACAAACTGCTCGACGGCGAATCGCTGCCGATCTATGGCGACGATCCGCGTAACGCCGGCGTGCGCAAGGTCTTCAGCGCCGCGCCGTTGCGTGTGGACGGTCGCGAAGTCGGGTACGTGTATGTCGTGCTGCTCGGTGAGGCGCATGACCGTTTCGCCGAGCGTGGTGCGACGAGCGCTGCGCTGAACACGGCGTTGTGGTCCATCGGACTCGTGGCGGCGTTGTGTCTGGTTGCCGGGCTGACGGCGTTCGCGCTCATTACCCGGCCGCTGCGGCGTCTCACGGATACCGTGAGGGAATTCGACATGGACGCCGCGCCGCCGCCCGTCGCCGCCGTGTCGAACGCGTCCACCGGGCTTGATGGGGAATTGGCCGGCCAGCCGCCGCGACCGAACGACGAGATCGTGGTGCTGGAACGAGCGTTTCGTCAAATGGTCGAGCGCCTGGGCACGCAGTGGCGCACGTTGACCCGTCAGGATCAGGAGCGCCGCGAACTCATCGCCAACATCTCGCACGATCTGCGCACGCCGCTCTCGTCGATGCACGGGTATCTCGAGACACTATCGCTCAAGGATGCGACGCTCACGCCTGCCGAACGGCGGCGCTATCTGGGTATCGCGCTGGATCAGAGTCGCAAGGTCGGCGCTCTGGCGCAGTCCTTGTTCGAGCTGGCGCGTCTGGAGCATGGTTTCGTGCAGCCCGAGGCCGAGCCGTTCTCCGTGACGGACCTGATTCAGGACGTCTTCCAGAAGTTCGAACTGAGTGCCGAGTCGCGCGGTGTGGTCTTGCGCGCGCAGTTGGCGCCGCAAATTCCGGCGGCGCGCGCCGATCTCGGGCTGATCGAGCGCGTGCTCACCAACCTGTTGGAAAATGCGCTGCGCTATACGCCGTCGGGCGGCGAGATCATGGTGGCCGTCGCGCCGGTGGGCTCGGAGATCGAGGTGCGGGTGAGCGACACGGGGCCGGGCATTCCGGAGAGCGCGCGCGAGGGGCTGTTCGAGCGACCGTTCACGGTCGGTGGGGCGCGTCGCGAAGGGGGGCTGGGATTGCGGATCGTGCATCGCATTCTGCAACTGCACGACCGGCGTATCACACTCGTGGACACGGCCGGTCAGGCAGGGCAGGGCGCGACGTTCCGCTTTACTTTGCCGACGTAA
- a CDS encoding response regulator transcription factor — protein MESPRRVLLVEDDVHIADLLTLHLRDERFEVVHCADGNEGLRRLAEGGWDALILDLMLPGVDGLEICRRAREMTRYTPIIITSARSSEVHRILGLELGADDYLAKPFSVLELVARVKALMRRVDALARNARMEAGSLAIAGLFIDPIAREASLAGKSLDLTPREFDLLYFFARQPGKVFSRMDLLNAVWGYQHEGYEHTVNTHINRLRAKIEADPAQPARILTVWGRGYKFASDGASEAPGANAGAA, from the coding sequence ATGGAATCGCCGCGCCGTGTCCTGCTCGTCGAAGACGACGTGCATATCGCCGACCTGCTCACGCTGCATTTGCGCGACGAGCGCTTTGAAGTCGTGCATTGCGCCGATGGCAACGAGGGCCTGCGCCGTCTGGCCGAAGGCGGCTGGGACGCCCTGATTCTCGATCTGATGCTCCCCGGCGTGGACGGACTGGAAATCTGCCGCCGTGCCCGCGAGATGACCCGCTACACGCCGATCATCATCACGAGCGCCCGCTCCAGCGAGGTTCACCGGATTCTCGGCCTGGAACTGGGCGCCGACGACTATCTCGCCAAGCCGTTCTCGGTACTCGAGTTGGTGGCGCGGGTCAAGGCGCTCATGCGGCGCGTCGATGCGCTGGCGCGCAACGCGCGCATGGAAGCGGGCAGCCTGGCGATTGCCGGACTGTTCATCGATCCGATCGCACGCGAGGCGTCGCTCGCCGGCAAGTCGCTCGATCTCACGCCGCGCGAGTTCGATCTGCTGTACTTCTTCGCCCGTCAGCCGGGCAAGGTCTTCTCGCGCATGGACTTACTCAATGCGGTTTGGGGCTATCAGCACGAGGGATACGAACATACGGTCAATACCCACATCAACCGGCTGCGCGCCAAGATCGAGGCCGACCCGGCACAGCCGGCGCGCATTCTGACCGTATGGGGACGTGGCTACAAATTTGCCAGCGACGGGGCGTCCGAAGCGCCGGGCGCCAACGCGGGAGCCGCATGA
- the msrB gene encoding peptide-methionine (R)-S-oxide reductase MsrB: MRLSDLYPPKPRAPRQAAQRAPAATASARQAPARRVFLLGATAAAAAVAAGLVPRLVRPALAADSRQGNAPERFEVALSDAEWRKRLTPGQYDILRREGTERPYSSPLNDEHRAGTFACAGCAQPLFSSRTKFESHTGWPSFWTPLDKAVGTRTDTTFGMVRTEVHCSRCGGHLGHVFDDGPKPTGLRYCMNGLAMTFHPQAA, translated from the coding sequence ATGAGATTGTCCGATTTGTACCCGCCCAAGCCGCGAGCGCCGCGACAGGCCGCGCAGCGCGCTCCCGCCGCCACGGCCAGTGCTCGCCAGGCGCCTGCCCGCCGCGTGTTTCTGCTCGGCGCCACCGCCGCGGCGGCAGCCGTCGCCGCGGGGCTGGTCCCGCGCCTGGTGCGCCCGGCGCTCGCCGCGGATAGCCGTCAGGGCAACGCACCCGAGCGTTTCGAGGTCGCCCTGAGCGACGCCGAGTGGCGCAAGCGCCTCACGCCCGGCCAATACGACATCCTGCGCCGGGAAGGCACTGAGCGCCCGTATTCCAGCCCGTTGAACGACGAACATCGCGCAGGCACCTTCGCGTGCGCCGGTTGCGCGCAACCGTTGTTCTCGTCACGTACCAAGTTCGAAAGTCATACGGGCTGGCCGAGCTTCTGGACACCGCTCGACAAGGCCGTGGGCACGCGCACCGACACGACCTTCGGGATGGTTCGCACCGAAGTCCATTGCAGCCGCTGTGGCGGCCACCTGGGACACGTGTTCGACGACGGCCCGAAGCCAACCGGTCTGCGCTACTGCATGAACGGTCTGGCCATGACGTTTCATCCGCAGGCCGCCTGA
- a CDS encoding cytochrome c biogenesis protein DipZ: MTLLVLAYLGGILTIVSPCILPVLPFVFSRAGQSFSRSVLPMLAGMVLMFALVATLAAVGGNWVVQANQYGRWLALALVAIFGATLLFPKLAERLTHPLVSLGNRLTQSAQGGTAPDGKATGAGPGASFLLGIATGLLWAPCAGPILGLVLTGAALQGASAGTTLLLAAYAAGAATSLALALLVGGRVFATMKRSLGAGEWIRRVLGGLMLAGVAAIGLGLDTGVLAQLSTASTGGIEQRLVERLGGRQRIGNIGNIGTANSADSTTATRAANNSHVADAAAAPGQDTPASDANPGGGPAMVAASRAMARTATNAVATLPVEGQLPSLDGAVQWLNSPPLTAQALRGKVVLVDFWTYSCINCLRTLPYVKAWAEKYRDQGLVVIGVHAPEFAFERDIGNVRKAVKDLGVNYPVAIDNNYAIWRGFDNRYWPAHYFVDAQGRVRYHHFGEGNYAESERVIQQLLREAGANRIADGITEVKASGVQQAADSGDVRSPETYVGYQRAEHFTSPGGVVKDRTNEYRAPSAPSLNQWGLAGGWRVGPEQATATQAGARIVYRFHARDLHLVLGPASDGKPVRFRVTLDAQAPGDAHGTDVAADGTGIVTSQRLYQLVRQTGDVRERTFSIEFLDPGASAYAFTFG, translated from the coding sequence ATGACTTTGCTCGTCCTTGCCTATCTCGGCGGGATTCTGACGATCGTCAGCCCGTGCATCTTGCCCGTGCTGCCGTTCGTATTCTCGCGTGCCGGCCAGTCGTTTTCGCGCAGCGTGCTGCCGATGCTCGCGGGTATGGTGCTGATGTTCGCGCTCGTCGCCACGCTCGCGGCGGTAGGCGGCAACTGGGTGGTGCAGGCGAACCAGTACGGACGCTGGCTGGCGCTCGCCCTCGTTGCCATCTTCGGCGCAACGCTGCTGTTCCCGAAGCTGGCGGAACGCCTCACGCATCCCCTCGTGTCGTTGGGCAACCGTCTGACGCAATCGGCGCAAGGCGGTACAGCGCCGGACGGCAAGGCTACGGGCGCAGGGCCGGGCGCGTCGTTCCTGCTGGGCATTGCCACCGGTTTGCTGTGGGCGCCGTGCGCCGGCCCGATTCTCGGTCTCGTGCTCACGGGTGCGGCACTGCAAGGCGCGAGCGCCGGCACCACGCTGCTGCTGGCTGCCTACGCTGCGGGCGCCGCCACGTCGCTCGCCCTTGCACTGCTCGTCGGCGGACGCGTCTTCGCGACCATGAAGCGCTCGCTCGGCGCGGGCGAATGGATCCGCCGTGTCCTTGGCGGCCTGATGCTCGCAGGCGTCGCGGCGATTGGGCTGGGCCTGGACACCGGTGTGCTCGCCCAGCTTTCGACGGCATCGACAGGCGGCATCGAGCAACGTCTGGTGGAGCGGCTGGGCGGGCGGCAGCGTATCGGCAATATCGGCAATATCGGCACGGCGAACAGCGCGGACAGCACGACTGCCACCCGTGCCGCCAACAATAGTCATGTCGCCGATGCCGCCGCAGCTCCGGGACAAGACACGCCGGCATCTGATGCCAATCCCGGCGGCGGCCCCGCCATGGTGGCCGCAAGCCGTGCCATGGCGCGCACGGCGACCAACGCAGTGGCAACGCTGCCCGTTGAAGGTCAGTTGCCCTCCCTCGACGGCGCAGTGCAATGGCTCAACTCGCCGCCACTCACTGCGCAGGCGCTTCGCGGCAAGGTCGTGCTCGTCGACTTCTGGACGTACTCGTGCATCAACTGCCTGCGCACGCTGCCGTACGTGAAGGCGTGGGCGGAAAAGTACCGCGACCAGGGTTTGGTCGTCATCGGTGTGCACGCCCCGGAATTCGCCTTCGAGCGCGACATCGGCAACGTCAGGAAGGCGGTGAAGGATCTGGGCGTGAACTACCCGGTCGCCATCGATAACAACTACGCCATCTGGCGCGGCTTCGACAATCGGTACTGGCCGGCGCACTACTTCGTCGACGCGCAGGGTCGCGTGCGCTACCACCACTTCGGTGAGGGCAATTACGCCGAGTCGGAGCGCGTGATCCAGCAGTTGCTGCGCGAAGCCGGCGCCAACCGGATCGCCGACGGCATTACCGAAGTGAAGGCCAGCGGCGTTCAGCAAGCCGCCGACTCGGGTGACGTGCGTTCGCCGGAAACGTACGTCGGCTACCAACGCGCCGAGCATTTCACGTCGCCGGGCGGCGTCGTGAAGGACAGGACGAACGAGTACCGGGCACCGTCGGCCCCGTCACTTAACCAGTGGGGGCTCGCCGGTGGCTGGAGGGTGGGCCCCGAACAGGCCACCGCGACGCAAGCCGGTGCCCGCATTGTCTATCGCTTCCACGCACGCGACCTGCACCTTGTGCTCGGTCCGGCAAGCGACGGCAAACCCGTGCGGTTTCGCGTGACGCTCGACGCTCAGGCACCGGGCGACGCACACGGCACCGATGTCGCCGCAGACGGCACCGGCATCGTGACCTCGCAGCGTCTGTATCAGTTGGTTCGTCAGACGGGCGACGTTCGCGAGCGCACCTTCAGCATCGAATTCCTCGACCCGGGGGCATCGGCGTATGCCTTTACCTTCGGCTGA